In one window of Notolabrus celidotus isolate fNotCel1 chromosome 17, fNotCel1.pri, whole genome shotgun sequence DNA:
- the LOC117829349 gene encoding LOW QUALITY PROTEIN: uncharacterized protein LOC117829349 (The sequence of the model RefSeq protein was modified relative to this genomic sequence to represent the inferred CDS: inserted 3 bases in 2 codons; deleted 4 bases in 3 codons; substituted 2 bases at 2 genomic stop codons) translates to MSQLFTAVLLLCCRYNATGAQDRSLDATSCLPLKIAVVISSGLSGSVGVLIQSLIYTTFTSLLNPYIPNQDGRRRNHKYLCDIVCVCSGQSTCLLIPLQTIQLKTAEVRGVRSRGGFLAAGSNCVLCAEEVSDLRNTPCYLPHGIALSVKESPNFLKVGHHAWEHCDTAEVLLRKGGPLICREDPRGSNVLHENKDTNSSTASTGDNXSPFTKLVGSKEILGNLDLPQGGLCALIQAPVFEVMAREEASTQKCAAGTLSNNSHNILQIIAEACNALTSGVVMENSKLPPGGSNVSYISHSKDRKXEQIRKCSGISAWAKVSFNVSITAPXYVTASHPPPCVIIRPPKAPTKRHVCRESILCRAFSLTGLNLQESETRFYHPNSTLVGQTVVLATVAPSPGPHRCIXVDPRGLRVHILLRTEQKESVHVRVPSGSIIILITAVLSAAVVLLLLLGVLLLLLWKLLASIIDRREFARSLKDLDSSVRALTPLWSAGVSLGLPNG, encoded by the exons atGAGCCAGCTATTTACCGCTGTCCTGTTATTGTGCTGCAGATACAACGCCACAGGAGCCCAAG ATCGTAGCCTGGATGCCACCAGTTGTTTGCCACTTAAAATCGCAGTTGTCATCTCCTCGGGGCTGAGCGGCTCAGTAGGAGTGTTGATTCAGAG TCTTATCTACACTACATTCACCTCTCTTCTGAACCCATACATACCGAACCAGGATGGAAGAAGACGAAATCACAAATACCTATGTGATATAGTATGTGTATGTTCAGGACAATCAACTTGTCTTCTCATCCCCCTGCAGACTATTCAGCTGAAGACAGCTGAAGTCAGGGGGGTCAGGAGCCGTGGAGGGTTTCTAGCAGCGGGGTCAAACTGTGTTTTGTGTGCTGAGGAGGTGAGCGACCTCCGAAATACACCCTGCTACCTTCCTCACGGGATCGCTCTGAGCGTAAAAGAA TCAC CAAATTTTCTTAAAGTGGGTCACCATGCATGGGAGCACTGTGACACAGCCGAGGTGCTGCTGAGGAAAGGCGGTCCCTTAATCTGCCGTGAAGACCCCAGAGGTTCCAACGTCCTTCACGAGAACAAGGACACCAATAGCAGCACAGCCAG CACCGGCGACAACTGAAGCCCCTTCACAAAGCTTGTC GGGAGCAAGGAGATCCTGGGTAACCTGGATTTACCACAGGGGGGGCTGTGTGCCCTCATCCAGGCCCCCGTGTTTGAGGTGAT GGCACGAGAAGAAGCATCAACCCAAAAATGTGCAGCAGGAACGCTTTCCAACAACTCCCACAACATCCTGCAGATAATAGCCGAAGCATGCAAT GCACTGACCTCTGGGGTTGTTATGGAGAACAGCAAGCTGCCGCCAGGGGGTTCAAACGTCTCTTATATTTCACACAGTAAGGACCGCA CTGAGCAAATAAGGAAGTGCTCCGGCATCTCCGCCTGGGCCA AGGTGAGCTTTAATGTAAGCATAACAGCACCTTGATACGTGACTGCTTCACACCCACCACCCTGTGTTATTATTAGGCCCCCCAAGGCTCCAACCAAGAGG CATGTGTGCAG AGAAAGCATCCTGTGCAGGGCCTTCTCACTCACT GGTTTGAATCTACAGGAGAGTGAGACAAGGTTTTATCACCCTAACAGCACTCTGGTAGGTCAGACTGTTGTCCTAGCAACAGTAGCCCCCTCTCCAGGCCCTCACAGGTGTAT GGTGGACCCGCGGGGCTTGAGAGTACACATCCTGCTGAGGACAGAACAAAAAGAGTCTGTCCACGTCCGGGTA CCATCAGGTAGCATCATAATCCTGATCACTGCAGTGTTATCAGCTGCTGTtgtgctgctactgctgctgggTGTG CTTTTGTTGCTGCTATGGAAACTACTTGCCAGCATAATTGACCGTAGGGAGTTTGCCCGTTCCCTGAAAGATCTGGACTCTTCTGTCAGAGCCCT GACTCCATTATGGTCTGCAGGTGTGAGCCTGGGACTCCCCAACGGATGA